From a single Campylobacter concisus genomic region:
- a CDS encoding TIGR02757 family protein produces MSELKSLLDSHVLSKNTNLGLFEAPDPLQVATKFKEPNIALICALFAYGNAKMIVKFLNSLDFGLLDESEQNIKKNLSNFKYRFQNENDVREIFITLSRLKKEGEIEEILRQGLAKNGEMIDGVNELIKFIYKLNSYRSDGYEFFFGKSFDKEPQSPYKRYNMYLRWMVRDSDIDLGLFKNLPKDRLLMPLDVHTHRVSLNLGLINRKSYDFKAVMDLTKKLREFDEFDPIKYDFALYRIGQSKELETIIKNLNQ; encoded by the coding sequence ATGAGTGAGCTAAAGAGCCTTTTAGACTCACACGTACTTAGCAAAAATACAAATTTGGGGCTGTTTGAAGCCCCAGATCCACTTCAAGTAGCCACTAAATTTAAAGAGCCAAACATAGCACTCATTTGTGCGTTATTTGCTTATGGTAATGCAAAAATGATAGTGAAATTTCTAAATTCGCTTGATTTTGGTTTGCTTGATGAGAGTGAGCAAAATATCAAAAAAAATTTATCAAATTTCAAATACCGCTTTCAAAATGAAAATGATGTAAGAGAAATTTTTATCACTCTTTCACGCCTTAAAAAAGAGGGCGAGATAGAGGAAATTTTACGCCAAGGTCTTGCAAAAAATGGCGAAATGATAGATGGCGTAAATGAGCTTATTAAATTTATATATAAGCTAAATTCTTACCGCTCTGACGGATATGAGTTTTTCTTTGGTAAGAGTTTTGACAAAGAGCCACAAAGCCCATATAAACGCTATAACATGTATCTTCGCTGGATGGTAAGGGATAGTGATATTGACCTTGGGCTATTTAAAAATTTACCAAAAGATAGGCTTTTGATGCCACTTGATGTTCATACGCATAGAGTTTCTTTAAATTTAGGACTTATAAACAGAAAGAGCTACGATTTCAAAGCAGTCATGGATCTTACAAAAAAACTTAGAGAATTTGACGAGTTTGATCCGATAAAATACGACTTTGCGCTTTATAGAATAGGGCAGAGTAAAGAGTTAGAAACTATCATAAAAAATCTTAATCAATAA
- a CDS encoding flagellar biosynthesis anti-sigma factor FlgM, whose product MIRPLNQRPNFQANTLNKNSDAKVETQSKEVRTNENVKLKEIADAIANGTYQVDISKTARAVADALL is encoded by the coding sequence ATGATAAGGCCTTTGAATCAAAGACCAAATTTTCAGGCAAATACGCTAAATAAAAATAGCGATGCCAAGGTCGAAACTCAGAGTAAAGAAGTAAGAACAAACGAAAACGTAAAGCTAAAAGAGATAGCTGATGCCATAGCAAATGGCACTTATCAGGTTGATATCTCAAAAACGGCTAGGGCTGTGGCTGATGCGTTGCTGTAA
- a CDS encoding flagellar basal body P-ring protein FlgI — MKKFLSFVAASVIATSAFATQIKDLANIVGVRDNQLIGYGLVVGLNGTGDGSTSKFTIQSLSNMLQGVNVKINPDDIKSKNAAAVMVTAKLPAFARHGDKLDVVISSIGDAKSLQGGTLLMTPLKGVDGDIYALAQGALSIGGKSVGRSGGNHPTVGSILNGALVEREVTYDIYNQDSIRLSLKDTNFKTALDIQNAINANISDDAAKAIDPRTVIVKKPDDVSIIELASAVLDLDVEYKPDEKIVVDERTGTIVSGINAVVSPVVLTHGAITIKIEPNSYDEVAQNDVNIGSDTSVAPSQNLLKISGEKTTVANVTRALNKLGATPSDIISILENLKRVGAIQVDLEII; from the coding sequence ATGAAAAAATTTTTATCTTTTGTAGCAGCTTCAGTGATAGCTACTTCAGCCTTTGCTACGCAGATAAAAGATCTTGCAAACATCGTTGGCGTAAGAGATAACCAGCTAATAGGCTACGGCTTAGTTGTTGGACTAAACGGCACAGGTGATGGCTCAACGTCGAAATTTACGATACAGTCTCTATCAAACATGCTCCAAGGTGTAAACGTAAAGATAAATCCAGATGATATCAAGTCCAAAAACGCTGCTGCTGTTATGGTAACAGCTAAGCTTCCTGCATTTGCAAGGCATGGCGACAAGCTTGATGTCGTGATCTCATCTATCGGTGATGCAAAAAGCTTGCAAGGTGGTACGCTTCTCATGACGCCACTAAAAGGCGTTGATGGTGATATTTATGCTTTGGCTCAGGGTGCTTTAAGCATCGGTGGTAAAAGTGTGGGTAGATCAGGTGGCAACCACCCAACCGTTGGCTCTATTCTAAATGGAGCTTTGGTTGAACGAGAAGTGACTTATGACATTTACAATCAAGATAGCATAAGACTAAGCCTAAAAGATACAAATTTTAAAACCGCTCTTGATATCCAAAATGCTATAAATGCAAATATCTCTGATGATGCCGCAAAGGCGATCGATCCAAGAACGGTTATCGTTAAAAAGCCAGATGATGTTAGTATTATCGAGCTTGCAAGCGCTGTGCTCGATCTTGATGTAGAGTACAAGCCAGATGAAAAGATAGTGGTTGATGAAAGAACTGGCACGATAGTAAGTGGTATAAATGCTGTGGTTAGTCCAGTTGTATTAACGCATGGTGCAATCACAATAAAAATAGAGCCAAATAGCTATGACGAAGTAGCGCAAAACGATGTAAATATAGGAAGCGATACGTCGGTCGCGCCTAGCCAAAATTTACTTAAAATTTCAGGTGAAAAAACTACCGTTGCAAATGTAACAAGAGCTTTAAATAAGCTTGGGGCAACACCAAGTGATATCATATCGATACTTGAAAATTTAAAGCGAGTTGGTGCGATACAAGTCGATCTGGAGATAATATAA
- a CDS encoding F0F1 ATP synthase subunit A, which yields MKDLFLFSNFLNSSHAFVYAFHFLLVALIVIIVAYIARSKMQLVPRGLQNIVEAYLEGVISMGRDTLGSEKLARKYLPLVATIGFIVFFSNVVGIIPGFESPTSSLNLTLVLALVVFVYYNFEGIRENGFFKYFGHFMGPNKFLAPIMFPVEVISHLSRVVSLSFRLFGNIKGDDLFLLAMLTLAPWFAPLPAFALLTLMAVLQTFIFMMLTYVYLAGAVAISEHEH from the coding sequence ATGAAAGATTTGTTTCTATTTTCAAATTTCCTAAATAGCTCCCACGCCTTTGTCTATGCGTTTCACTTTCTGCTTGTAGCTTTGATTGTTATCATAGTTGCTTATATAGCAAGGAGCAAAATGCAGCTTGTACCAAGAGGTCTTCAAAATATTGTTGAAGCTTATTTGGAGGGCGTTATATCGATGGGAAGAGATACTTTAGGCAGTGAAAAACTAGCTAGGAAATATCTTCCACTTGTTGCAACTATCGGTTTTATCGTATTTTTTTCAAATGTTGTAGGTATTATTCCTGGATTTGAGTCACCAACATCAAGTCTAAATTTAACTCTAGTTTTGGCTTTGGTTGTATTTGTTTATTACAACTTTGAGGGCATTAGAGAAAATGGATTTTTCAAGTACTTTGGGCACTTTATGGGACCGAATAAATTTCTAGCTCCTATTATGTTTCCAGTTGAAGTCATCTCACATCTTTCACGTGTAGTTTCGCTATCATTTCGTCTTTTTGGTAATATTAAGGGAGATGATCTATTCTTGCTTGCGATGCTTACACTTGCACCTTGGTTTGCTCCGCTTCCAGCTTTTGCGCTTCTAACGCTTATGGCTGTTTTGCAAACATTTATTTTTATGATGCTAACTTACGTTTATCTAGCTGGTGCCGTTGCTATTAGTGAGCACGAGCATTAA
- the flgK gene encoding flagellar hook-associated protein FlgK → MANIFMSLGTGVSGLNAAQLQISTTGNNIANADSNYYTRQRVVQSASPAMNTVPGGVGTGTQVDTITRLHDEFAYSRLKYSSSNLENTAYKQRILQEATKYFPDLKDNGMVKDIQEYFSAWNNFASNPNAGAQKVNLINKASVLTASINRSSKMLYDMHEKIDETIKININEINSLGRQIANINKQIQRIESGADAGIKINANDLRDKRDELELAMSKLVNTAVYKSDLKSNSRVDTGITDQGKYYNLNIGGVSIVDGVNFHEISMSSTESGRYTKIYYEREDGRRIPMEEKITGGKIGAALDLRGRNYEPDNDKFSDGTIQKYIDNLNTFSKTLITSTNNIYAESAVEISNSDPISYLEGDKTLMNHDNSIRNGSFEAIVYDNKGNVVARKTINVNGTTTMNDTRYGNSIVKDFNSNSDDNKDNNMLNDVDDFFEASYFYDKNTKKGTFSLIPKQAQGLYSISIVDHGTNFPGAVGINRFFSGTDSNSIGINQNFTQDHTKLRAYSKPVIGNNEVANKMIQLQYQKQTFYSSGIALDRDETIEGYYRYLTTDMASDTEANNTIHDTNTSLQKTAEEEFQSTSGVDTNEELTNLIRFQASYGAAAKIITTVDQMLDTLLSLKQ, encoded by the coding sequence ATGGCTAATATTTTTATGTCATTAGGCACGGGTGTTTCAGGACTAAATGCGGCCCAGCTTCAAATAAGTACAACCGGAAATAATATCGCAAACGCCGATAGCAACTACTATACAAGGCAGCGTGTTGTCCAATCCGCATCTCCAGCGATGAATACAGTACCTGGTGGAGTTGGCACAGGCACACAAGTAGATACTATAACAAGACTTCATGATGAGTTTGCCTATTCAAGATTAAAATACTCATCGTCAAATTTAGAAAATACAGCCTATAAACAAAGAATTCTGCAAGAAGCTACAAAATATTTTCCTGATCTAAAAGATAATGGAATGGTGAAAGATATTCAGGAGTATTTTTCCGCGTGGAATAACTTTGCTTCAAACCCTAATGCAGGTGCTCAGAAAGTAAATTTGATAAATAAAGCAAGTGTATTAACTGCAAGTATTAACCGCTCGTCAAAGATGCTTTATGATATGCATGAAAAGATTGATGAAACGATAAAAATAAATATAAATGAGATAAATTCGCTAGGCAGACAAATAGCAAATATTAATAAGCAAATCCAAAGAATAGAATCAGGTGCGGACGCTGGTATAAAAATAAATGCAAATGATCTTCGTGATAAACGTGATGAGCTTGAGCTTGCGATGTCAAAGCTGGTAAATACAGCAGTTTATAAAAGCGATCTAAAGAGCAATTCTAGGGTAGATACAGGAATAACAGATCAAGGAAAATACTACAATCTAAACATTGGCGGTGTAAGTATCGTTGATGGTGTAAATTTTCATGAAATTTCTATGAGTTCAACTGAAAGTGGACGATATACAAAAATTTATTATGAAAGAGAAGATGGCAGAAGAATACCAATGGAAGAAAAGATCACAGGCGGTAAAATCGGAGCTGCACTTGATCTTAGGGGTCGAAACTACGAGCCAGATAATGATAAATTTAGTGACGGAACGATCCAAAAATACATTGATAATCTAAATACATTTAGTAAAACCTTGATAACAAGTACAAATAATATCTATGCCGAATCCGCAGTTGAAATTTCTAACTCAGATCCGATAAGTTATTTAGAAGGCGATAAGACGTTGATGAATCATGATAATAGTATAAGGAATGGAAGTTTTGAAGCTATTGTTTATGATAACAAAGGCAATGTCGTGGCCAGAAAAACTATAAATGTAAATGGCACGACGACGATGAATGATACAAGATATGGCAACTCTATCGTCAAAGACTTTAACTCAAACTCAGATGACAATAAAGACAATAATATGTTAAATGATGTTGATGACTTTTTTGAGGCGTCATATTTTTATGATAAAAATACTAAAAAAGGCACATTTTCTCTCATTCCAAAACAAGCTCAAGGGCTTTATAGCATATCGATAGTCGATCACGGCACAAATTTCCCAGGTGCTGTTGGCATAAATAGATTTTTTTCAGGTACCGACTCAAATAGTATCGGCATAAATCAAAATTTTACCCAAGACCACACAAAGCTTCGTGCCTACTCAAAGCCAGTTATCGGAAATAATGAAGTTGCAAATAAAATGATCCAGCTTCAGTATCAAAAGCAGACCTTTTACTCAAGCGGTATAGCGCTTGATAGAGATGAGACGATCGAGGGATATTACCGCTATCTTACGACTGACATGGCGAGTGATACAGAGGCAAATAATACGATCCACGATACAAATACATCTTTGCAAAAGACAGCTGAAGAGGAATTTCAATCAACAAGTGGCGTAGATACGAACGAAGAGCTTACAAATTTAATCCGCTTTCAAGCAAGTTACGGCGCAGCGGCAAAGATCATCACAACAGTTGATCAAATGCTTGACACGCTTCTTTCATTAAAACAATGA
- the rsmD gene encoding 16S rRNA (guanine(966)-N(2))-methyltransferase RsmD produces the protein MKLYTKISSGKFKGKRLELPSLSTTRSTKSIVKESFFNVIRDEIYSLTFIEGFGGSGVMACEAISNGAREAIAIEKDRAAFKITQSNLASLEAANLKAINGDTFAILPDLVNSQNGKVLLYLDPPFDIRAGFDGIYEKLVNLISQLKKEKIYMIVFEHNSDFKFSTYKLVKFKKFGATSLSYFQ, from the coding sequence GTGAAGCTATACACCAAAATTTCAAGTGGTAAATTTAAAGGTAAAAGGCTTGAACTACCAAGCCTAAGCACGACTAGAAGCACAAAAAGCATCGTAAAAGAGTCCTTCTTTAACGTCATTAGAGATGAAATTTACTCACTTACATTTATAGAGGGCTTTGGTGGAAGCGGTGTAATGGCATGTGAGGCCATTAGTAACGGAGCACGTGAGGCTATCGCTATCGAAAAAGATAGAGCCGCTTTTAAGATCACGCAAAGCAATCTTGCCAGCCTTGAAGCCGCAAATTTAAAAGCAATAAATGGGGACACTTTCGCCATTTTGCCTGATCTTGTAAATTCGCAAAATGGCAAGGTCTTGCTCTATCTGGATCCGCCATTTGACATAAGAGCTGGCTTTGATGGTATCTATGAAAAGCTTGTAAATTTAATCTCACAGCTAAAAAAAGAAAAAATTTATATGATAGTTTTTGAGCACAACAGCGACTTTAAATTTTCTACATATAAACTTGTAAAATTTAAAAAATTTGGAGCTACTTCACTCTCTTACTTCCAATAA
- the gatB gene encoding Asp-tRNA(Asn)/Glu-tRNA(Gln) amidotransferase subunit GatB, producing MFEVVIGLEVHTQLNTKTKIFCSCSTSFGDEANTHVCPTCLALPGALPVLNKEAVKKAISFGTAINAKINKKSVFNRKNYFYPDLPKAYQISQFEIPIVEGGELIIDVNGTKKRIGVTRAHLEEDAGKNIHEETESLVDLNRAGTPLLEIVSEPDLRSSDEAVAYLKKLHSILRFLNISDANMQEGSFRCDANVSIRPKGDTKLYTRVEIKNLNSFKFIQKAIDYEVERQSAAWEDGKYDEEVYQETRLFDTTNLVTRSMRGKEDSAEYRYFPDPDLLPVEVSEQMYNEAIKIPELAEQKVARYVSELGVKESDALNLTQSVEMARYFEELIAAGIQPKLATTWLIVELLGRLNNGVTIETSPVSSAKMINLLKRIEDGTISGKAAKEVLDYIMENDAGVDSVIEKLGLKQVSDDSAIIAIIDQILAVNADKVEEYKNGKDKMFGFFVGQVMKEGKGAFNPGKVNELLKAKIG from the coding sequence ATGTTTGAAGTCGTTATCGGTTTAGAAGTTCATACTCAGCTTAATACAAAAACTAAAATTTTCTGCTCTTGTTCAACTAGCTTCGGTGACGAGGCAAATACTCACGTTTGTCCGACCTGCTTAGCTTTGCCTGGAGCGCTACCTGTGCTAAACAAAGAGGCTGTAAAAAAGGCTATCAGCTTTGGCACGGCGATAAACGCTAAGATAAATAAAAAATCAGTCTTTAATAGAAAAAACTACTTCTACCCAGACCTTCCAAAGGCATATCAAATTTCCCAGTTTGAGATACCTATCGTAGAAGGTGGCGAGCTCATCATCGACGTAAATGGTACTAAAAAACGCATCGGTGTAACAAGAGCACACCTTGAAGAGGACGCTGGCAAGAACATCCACGAAGAAACCGAAAGTTTAGTTGATTTAAATAGAGCTGGCACGCCACTTCTTGAGATAGTCAGTGAGCCAGATCTTAGAAGCAGTGATGAGGCGGTGGCTTATCTTAAAAAATTGCACTCGATTCTTCGCTTTTTAAACATCAGTGATGCAAATATGCAAGAGGGTAGCTTTCGTTGCGACGCAAATGTCTCTATCCGTCCAAAAGGTGATACCAAGCTTTATACAAGAGTTGAGATAAAAAACCTAAATTCATTTAAATTTATCCAAAAAGCGATCGACTACGAGGTAGAGCGCCAAAGTGCAGCTTGGGAAGATGGCAAATATGACGAAGAGGTCTATCAAGAGACAAGGCTGTTTGACACGACAAATTTAGTGACAAGATCAATGCGTGGCAAAGAGGATAGCGCGGAGTATAGGTACTTTCCTGACCCTGACTTGCTGCCTGTTGAAGTGTCAGAGCAGATGTATAACGAAGCGATAAAAATTCCAGAGCTTGCCGAGCAAAAGGTCGCAAGATATGTTAGCGAGCTAGGCGTAAAAGAGAGTGATGCACTAAATTTAACTCAAAGCGTTGAGATGGCTAGGTATTTTGAAGAGCTGATCGCTGCTGGAATTCAACCAAAGCTTGCTACTACGTGGCTCATAGTCGAGCTTCTTGGTCGTTTAAATAACGGCGTAACGATCGAGACAAGCCCAGTTAGCAGCGCTAAGATGATAAATTTACTAAAACGTATAGAAGATGGCACGATAAGCGGCAAGGCTGCAAAAGAGGTGCTAGACTACATAATGGAAAACGACGCGGGCGTTGATAGTGTCATAGAAAAACTTGGCTTAAAACAAGTGAGCGATGACTCAGCGATCATCGCGATCATAGATCAAATTTTAGCTGTAAACGCCGATAAAGTCGAAGAGTATAAAAACGGCAAAGATAAGATGTTTGGCTTCTTTGTTGGTCAGGTGATGAAAGAGGGCAAGGGTGCCTTTAATCCAGGCAAGGTCAATGAGCTTTTAAAGGCCAAAATAGGCTAA
- a CDS encoding NAD(P)H-dependent glycerol-3-phosphate dehydrogenase, translating to MSIAVIGAGKWGSALFHAFSENNECVISSRTPREMPNFVSLDEALECEYLVCTIPTQATNLWLKQNYKNKGQKILVASKGIDTENLKFLNEIYEDFVDRENLAFLSGPTFAKEIMQKLPCALVVNSKNQNLASKFASFFPSYMKAYTSDDVIGAEVCGAYKNVIAIAGGICDGLGLGNNARASLISRGLVEMARFGKFFGAKDETFMGLSGAGDLFLTASSILSRNYRVGLGIARHERLEKILNELGEVAEGVDTARAISKIAKEKGIYVPIASEVENMLNGKDVFESVKSLLGRR from the coding sequence ATGAGCATAGCAGTCATCGGAGCTGGCAAGTGGGGCAGTGCACTGTTTCACGCATTTAGTGAAAATAACGAGTGTGTCATCAGCTCAAGAACGCCAAGAGAGATGCCAAATTTTGTAAGCTTGGATGAAGCTTTGGAGTGCGAATACCTAGTCTGCACGATCCCAACGCAAGCTACAAATTTATGGCTAAAGCAAAACTACAAAAACAAAGGTCAAAAGATCTTAGTCGCCAGCAAGGGCATAGACACGGAAAATCTTAAATTTCTAAATGAAATTTATGAAGACTTTGTTGATAGAGAAAATTTAGCCTTTCTTTCAGGGCCGACCTTTGCAAAAGAGATCATGCAAAAGCTGCCTTGCGCCTTGGTGGTAAATTCTAAAAACCAAAATTTAGCTTCAAAATTTGCTTCATTTTTCCCAAGCTACATGAAAGCATACACCTCTGATGACGTGATCGGCGCTGAGGTGTGTGGTGCCTATAAAAACGTGATCGCCATAGCTGGTGGCATCTGTGACGGACTTGGTCTTGGCAACAATGCAAGGGCAAGCCTCATTTCACGTGGGCTTGTAGAGATGGCTAGATTTGGTAAATTTTTTGGCGCAAAAGATGAGACATTTATGGGGTTAAGCGGTGCAGGGGATCTTTTCTTAACCGCTTCATCGATACTTTCACGCAACTACCGCGTAGGTCTTGGTATCGCAAGGCACGAGAGACTAGAGAAAATTTTAAATGAGCTTGGTGAGGTGGCAGAGGGCGTCGATACTGCAAGGGCTATTAGTAAGATCGCTAAAGAAAAGGGCATATATGTGCCGATTGCCAGTGAGGTTGAAAATATGCTAAATGGCAAAGACGTTTTTGAAAGCGTTAAATCGCTTTTGGGAAGAAGATGA
- a CDS encoding TSUP family transporter: MEFDLLSYVVFFIAAFLGGFIDSIAGGGGLITLPAIMAMGVPPHLALGTNKLQGVFGSFTATLNFTKRGLINYKECFVGIVFTFIGAIIGAVVILFLNTNFLKIIIPFLLIAIFIYTLFMPKVGENDRAAKMNEKLFYVVFGLILGFYDGFFGPGTGSFWTFAIVALIGLNLKKAVAHTKLLNFTSNIVALGIFIAGGQMLWAVGLLMAVGQILGAYFGSNLVIKKEVKFIRTMFLAVVAVTICKLIFDYFRV; encoded by the coding sequence ATGGAATTTGATCTACTTAGCTATGTCGTTTTTTTTATAGCTGCGTTTTTAGGTGGTTTTATCGATTCTATCGCTGGTGGAGGTGGGCTTATAACGCTTCCAGCTATTATGGCGATGGGCGTACCACCACATCTTGCACTTGGCACAAATAAGCTTCAAGGTGTCTTTGGTAGCTTTACGGCGACTCTAAATTTCACAAAACGGGGATTAATTAATTATAAAGAGTGCTTTGTAGGTATCGTTTTTACTTTCATTGGAGCTATCATCGGAGCGGTGGTTATCCTATTTTTAAATACAAATTTTTTAAAGATAATTATCCCATTTTTACTGATTGCTATTTTTATCTACACGCTTTTTATGCCAAAAGTCGGTGAAAATGATAGAGCTGCAAAGATGAATGAAAAGCTATTTTATGTAGTTTTTGGGCTGATACTTGGCTTTTATGATGGTTTTTTTGGCCCAGGAACAGGCTCTTTTTGGACATTTGCTATAGTGGCATTAATTGGGCTAAATTTAAAAAAGGCTGTTGCTCATACGAAACTCTTAAATTTTACTAGCAATATCGTTGCTCTTGGCATTTTTATAGCCGGCGGACAGATGCTTTGGGCTGTTGGACTTTTAATGGCAGTTGGTCAAATTTTAGGCGCATATTTTGGATCAAATCTTGTCATTAAAAAAGAGGTCAAATTTATTAGAACAATGTTTTTAGCAGTCGTTGCAGTGACTATTTGTAAATTGATTTTCGATTATTTCAGAGTTTAA
- a CDS encoding rod-binding protein — MQIDNTLALNSYNEISANKIKNANAKQDALLKEQTDAFEAYMVKAVLDIALKEDEHNSLYPKAAGSDIYRSMYNDAMSKALSGNLGFSELLYDFLKRDS; from the coding sequence ATGCAAATAGATAACACCTTAGCGCTAAATTCATACAATGAAATTTCGGCAAATAAGATAAAAAACGCAAATGCTAAACAAGACGCGCTTTTAAAAGAGCAAACTGATGCATTTGAGGCATATATGGTAAAGGCTGTGCTTGATATTGCTTTAAAAGAAGACGAGCACAACTCGCTATATCCAAAGGCTGCTGGTAGTGATATTTATAGGTCGATGTATAACGATGCAATGAGTAAAGCATTGAGTGGAAATCTTGGTTTTTCAGAACTTTTATACGATTTTTTAAAGAGAGACTCTTAA
- a CDS encoding superoxide dismutase family protein yields MKKIVLLSAVLGTLLFAHEGHHFDAKAGEHLVIPVNELSEKGDKSVGEVVAVKTNYGVAFFPNLKGLTAGLHGFHIHENADCGATEKGLGMKAGGHWDPAGTKMHSFAWDDKGHKGDLPALYVDAEGNANYPVLAPKIKSLDELKGHSLMVHVGGDNHSDNPKALGGGGARMLCGVIR; encoded by the coding sequence ATGAAAAAAATCGTTTTACTAAGTGCAGTTTTAGGAACTTTGCTTTTTGCTCACGAAGGTCATCACTTTGATGCAAAAGCTGGTGAACATCTAGTTATACCTGTTAATGAGCTAAGCGAGAAGGGCGATAAGAGTGTCGGCGAAGTAGTAGCTGTTAAGACAAACTATGGCGTCGCATTTTTTCCAAATTTAAAAGGACTTACTGCAGGACTACATGGCTTTCACATCCATGAAAATGCTGACTGTGGTGCGACTGAAAAAGGCCTTGGTATGAAAGCAGGCGGTCACTGGGATCCAGCTGGCACAAAGATGCACTCTTTTGCATGGGATGATAAGGGTCACAAAGGCGATTTGCCAGCACTTTACGTAGATGCTGAGGGCAATGCAAACTATCCAGTGCTAGCCCCAAAGATAAAAAGTCTTGACGAGCTAAAAGGTCACTCACTAATGGTTCATGTTGGTGGCGATAATCACAGCGACAACCCAAAAGCACTTGGCGGTGGCGGCGCTAGAATGCTTTGTGGCGTTATTAGGTAA
- the flgN gene encoding flagellar export chaperone FlgN, whose translation MIKKLLDEAIGELDELINLTIQDIANIKEAKHSSVDESVKKKNALVRAFEDTKRALDKELLKVSKESGTTTLASVLDDEVKSKLVLMRSKLENLHKVNKEYARHVVAVKEFFDSLNEKIFGTKTSEYGQDGNSIDNNFYKSRV comes from the coding sequence ATGATAAAAAAGCTTTTGGACGAGGCTATAGGTGAGCTTGATGAGCTTATAAATTTAACCATACAAGATATCGCAAATATAAAAGAGGCAAAGCACTCAAGTGTTGATGAGAGTGTAAAGAAAAAAAATGCCTTAGTTCGTGCATTTGAAGATACAAAAAGAGCACTAGATAAAGAGCTTTTAAAGGTATCAAAAGAGAGCGGTACGACTACACTTGCTAGTGTTTTAGACGATGAAGTGAAGTCAAAGCTTGTTCTTATGCGTTCAAAGCTTGAAAATTTACATAAAGTTAATAAAGAATATGCAAGGCATGTTGTTGCCGTTAAAGAATTTTTTGACTCACTTAATGAAAAAATTTTTGGAACTAAAACAAGTGAATACGGCCAAGATGGAAACAGCATAGATAATAATTTTTATAAATCAAGGGTTTAA
- a CDS encoding glycoside hydrolase family 3 N-terminal domain-containing protein: protein MKAFKFIFFVAIFALELSGAEVSLRAKVSQMIMVGFNGASTKDAAFRAMLSDAGYERFGGVMLLGRNVTSKAQLKASIKAIKEKSPKIFIAIDEEGGNVSRMKDKSFDGPYPSAYEVASTLDIKSAYDLYSKMAINLKECGINLNFAPVVDIHDENSPIIAAKQRAFSEYASKVVIYADAFMDAFKEQGILTTLKHFPGHGSSKEDSHKNKSEVTLSKDALLPYKDAISTGRAQIIMVGHLFVKGIDEDNPATLSKKIITDLLRNELKFNGVVISDDMLMKGVGDETLTQKVVKFINAGGDILLFSEFKINNQRTADLITQIIIDAVNEKKISKERIDVSYKRIMALKAKL, encoded by the coding sequence ATGAAAGCTTTTAAATTTATATTTTTTGTGGCTATTTTTGCTCTAGAGCTAAGCGGCGCTGAAGTGAGCCTAAGAGCCAAGGTCTCGCAGATGATAATGGTTGGCTTTAACGGAGCTAGCACAAAAGACGCTGCATTTCGTGCGATGCTAAGCGACGCTGGATATGAGAGGTTTGGCGGTGTGATGCTACTTGGTAGAAACGTCACTAGTAAAGCCCAGCTAAAAGCTAGCATAAAAGCTATCAAAGAGAAAAGTCCTAAAATTTTCATCGCTATCGATGAAGAGGGCGGCAACGTAAGCCGTATGAAAGATAAGAGCTTTGATGGCCCATATCCTAGCGCATACGAGGTCGCAAGCACGCTTGATATCAAAAGCGCATACGATCTCTACTCAAAAATGGCTATAAATTTAAAGGAGTGTGGCATAAATTTAAATTTCGCCCCAGTGGTAGATATACACGACGAAAACTCGCCGATAATTGCTGCAAAGCAAAGGGCGTTTAGCGAGTATGCAAGCAAGGTAGTGATCTACGCTGATGCCTTTATGGACGCATTTAAAGAGCAGGGCATCCTAACGACACTTAAGCACTTTCCGGGACACGGCAGCTCAAAAGAGGACTCGCATAAAAATAAGAGCGAGGTCACGCTAAGCAAGGATGCGCTGCTACCATATAAAGACGCCATAAGCACTGGTAGAGCGCAGATCATCATGGTCGGACACCTTTTTGTAAAAGGTATCGACGAGGACAATCCAGCCACACTTTCTAAAAAAATAATAACCGATCTTTTGCGAAATGAGCTTAAATTTAATGGCGTAGTCATAAGCGATGATATGCTAATGAAAGGCGTCGGCGACGAGACATTGACTCAAAAAGTGGTGAAATTTATAAACGCTGGTGGCGACATCTTGCTCTTTAGCGAGTTTAAGATAAATAACCAAAGAACGGCTGATCTTATCACTCAGATCATAATCGATGCTGTAAATGAGAAAAAAATCAGCAAAGAGCGAATTGACGTTTCATATAAGAGGATAATGGCTCTAAAAGCGAAGCTTTAA